In Brachypodium distachyon strain Bd21 chromosome 2, Brachypodium_distachyon_v3.0, whole genome shotgun sequence, one genomic interval encodes:
- the LOC106866158 gene encoding uncharacterized protein LOC106866158 gives MHRSSSYYLQSSSSATTVSSAAASVAGGPGGNSNNAAAMGVDQLPTYDPLSDAAKKEALDASRGNLTHPLVHLVPVVVLLCALLLWSLSTTPLPPTGNAEVGVVVLKKGRLMALKSGPANDWDGSGMMAAGTEDPDLDDKAASHGLTPEQLDGDTFGKRIKKDGLKK, from the exons ATGCACCGGTCGTCAAGCTACTACCTCCAGTCGTCCTCTTCGGCGACGACGGTGTCATCTGCGGCGGCTTCGGTGGCCGGCGGGCCGGGCGGGAACAGCAACAATGCGGCGGCGATGGGCGTGGACCAGCTGCCGACGTATGACCCGCTGTCGGACGCGGCCAAGAAGGAGGCGCTGGACGCCTCCCGCGGCAACCTCACCCACCCCCTCGTCCACCTCGTCCCCGTTGTCGTCCTCCTCTGCGCCCTCCTGCTCTGGTCCCTCTCCACCACCCCCCTTCCCCCCACCG GCAATGCAGAGGTGGGCGTCGTGGTGCTGAAGAAAGGGAGGCTGATGGCGCTCAAGAGCGGGCCTGCCAACGACTGGGACGGGTCTGGCATGATGGCAGCAGGGACGGAGGATCCGGATCTCGACGACAAGGCCGCGTCCCACGGCTTGACACCCGAACAGCTGGACGGCGACACGTTTgggaaaagaataaaaaaggaCGGACTTAAGAAGTGA